Proteins encoded together in one bacterium window:
- a CDS encoding DUF192 domain-containing protein: MRTAVWMLAVVAAAALALAGGGALPAGASACSVPLFAYRGGTVIMTDGGHVARIRVQIADTPDRQEVGLMCRNILDPDSGMLFVFPTPVRESFWMKNTLIPLAIAFIDSNWHIVRIMEMPVAADPTSDDPSKFPLYDPHLPFRYALEVNSGFFRTHEISEHAQLRFVQETSGFFLPQRL; encoded by the coding sequence ATGCGAACGGCGGTTTGGATGCTGGCGGTGGTAGCGGCCGCGGCCCTGGCGCTGGCGGGCGGAGGAGCGCTGCCGGCGGGGGCATCCGCCTGCTCGGTCCCCCTCTTTGCCTATCGTGGCGGAACCGTCATCATGACCGATGGCGGACACGTCGCGCGCATTCGGGTGCAAATCGCCGACACTCCCGACCGCCAGGAGGTCGGGTTGATGTGCCGCAACATCTTGGATCCCGATTCGGGGATGCTGTTCGTCTTTCCCACGCCGGTGCGCGAATCGTTCTGGATGAAGAACACCTTGATCCCTCTGGCCATTGCGTTCATCGACTCCAATTGGCACATCGTGCGGATAATGGAGATGCCGGTGGCTGCCGACCCCACCTCGGACGACCCGAGCAAGTTTCCCCTGTACGATCCTCATCTGCCCTTCCGGTACGCGCTCGAGGTAAATTCGGGGTTCTTCAGGACCCACGAGATCTCGGAGCATGCCCAGCTCCGGTTCGTCCAGGAGACGAGCGGCTTCTTCTTGCCGCAGCGCCTCTGA